From Vicinamibacterales bacterium, one genomic window encodes:
- a CDS encoding SDR family oxidoreductase, translating into MASETYLVTGGAGFIGSHLVEHLVLRGAAVRVVDNFVTGNRENLLGLSNVELLEGDLANPEIARQAVVGVDYVLHQAAIPSVPRSVTDPWVSHRANVDATLHLLLAAREAGVRRVIYAASSSAYGDAPTLPKVETMQPAPRSPYALQKLVGEEYSRLFTQLYGLETVSIRYFNVFGPRQDPNSQYSGVIARFITALLQGDSPVVYGDGEQTRDFTYIDNVAMAVLAACTAPRASGEVINVATGDRVSLNQLFQKLCAIINVEIEPIYESSRPGDVRDSLADCTKAKELLGYQPSVNFEDGLRLTVEWYRQSSSA; encoded by the coding sequence TTGGCTTCCGAAACTTATCTCGTTACTGGCGGCGCTGGATTCATCGGGTCGCACCTTGTTGAGCATCTTGTGCTCCGTGGTGCGGCTGTACGCGTGGTCGATAACTTCGTAACGGGTAATCGAGAGAACTTGCTAGGACTGTCTAACGTTGAGTTGCTTGAAGGTGATTTGGCTAATCCTGAGATTGCACGTCAAGCTGTTGTGGGCGTGGACTACGTACTGCACCAGGCAGCGATCCCTTCTGTTCCTCGCTCGGTCACGGACCCATGGGTCTCTCACAGGGCCAACGTTGATGCCACGCTTCACCTGCTTTTAGCGGCTCGCGAGGCAGGTGTTCGTCGGGTTATCTACGCAGCTTCCTCTTCGGCATACGGGGACGCACCCACGTTACCAAAGGTAGAGACTATGCAGCCAGCACCGCGGTCTCCCTATGCGCTCCAGAAGCTTGTTGGCGAGGAATATTCTCGCCTGTTTACCCAACTCTACGGTCTTGAGACAGTGTCGATTCGATATTTCAATGTGTTTGGGCCTCGACAAGACCCGAATTCTCAGTATTCAGGGGTAATCGCTCGGTTTATTACAGCACTTCTCCAGGGTGATTCCCCGGTAGTCTACGGTGATGGAGAACAGACGCGGGACTTTACCTATATCGATAATGTCGCGATGGCCGTACTCGCAGCATGCACTGCACCTCGTGCGAGTGGCGAAGTAATCAATGTGGCTACTGGCGACCGCGTGTCTCTCAATCAGTTATTTCAGAAACTCTGTGCAATCATTAACGTGGAAATTGAACCAATATACGAATCGTCCAGACCCGGAGATGTACGGGATTCGCTAGCGGATTGCACGAAAGCGAAGGAACTGCTGGGATATCAACCATCCGTAAACTTCGAGGATGGGTTGCGTCTCACAGTAGAGTGGTACCGTCAAAGTTCATCAGCTTGA
- the ligA gene encoding NAD-dependent DNA ligase LigA: MSKSAAITLDGLRASIRHHEERYYVLHDPEISDTEFDYLLKQLEALEREHPSLVTPDSPTQRVAGEPVDGFKTVPHAIPLLSLENAYSEDEVIDFDERLRKELGQDKELSFVAELKIDGLSIALTYEDGLLYRGVTRGDGVSGDDVTSNVRAIRALPLGLAGDFPRKIELRGEIYLPRAAFNRVNAEREASGESPFQNPRNAAAGSMRTLDPSLVASRGLGAYIYDIGEVLGPERVLSGTHHVKLEALKSWGLPVEPNWRHCSDIQAVLDFCRYWSENRYTVGFDIDGVVIKVDSLAERLQIGSTAKFPRWAVAFKFPPEQATTRLISIDVNVGRTGAVTPFAFFEPVRLAGSTVSRATLHNDQDIARKDLRVGDIVVIEKGGDVIPKVVKAVISRRVKGAAAPKPYKMPSRCPECNGSLDRADDEVVWRCVNASCPAMLSRRVLHFASRQAMNIEGLGESLVAQLIEADMVQSVADLYNLNAGALEALDRVGKKSASKLLNELQKSKSVELWRLIHGLGIRHVGEGVAQLLARSFRSIDAVMKSSIEQLEAVPEIGPVVAQSVQRFFQDRDNRLLIESLEVAGLTCKAKIGESIASQKFSGLTFVLTGVLSGMTRGEAKSAIQKFGGKVTTSVSRKTSFLIVGKEPGGNVDRARERGTSILDEEAFRTLLVE, translated from the coding sequence GTGTCGAAGAGCGCGGCAATAACACTTGACGGGCTTCGCGCCTCAATTCGTCATCACGAGGAGCGTTATTATGTTCTGCATGATCCCGAGATTTCCGATACGGAATTTGATTATCTCCTGAAGCAACTTGAGGCACTTGAGCGAGAGCATCCTTCGCTCGTGACGCCTGATTCCCCAACGCAGCGCGTGGCCGGTGAACCAGTTGACGGCTTCAAGACCGTTCCGCACGCTATACCTCTGCTCAGCTTGGAGAATGCCTACAGCGAAGACGAAGTTATCGATTTTGATGAGAGGTTACGAAAGGAGCTCGGCCAGGATAAGGAGCTGTCTTTTGTTGCTGAGCTGAAAATCGATGGACTTAGCATTGCTCTCACATACGAAGATGGATTGCTTTATCGAGGTGTCACCCGCGGCGATGGCGTCAGTGGTGATGACGTGACCTCGAATGTTCGTGCCATTCGAGCTTTGCCGCTGGGTCTTGCCGGAGATTTTCCTAGGAAAATTGAGTTGAGGGGAGAAATATATTTACCAAGAGCTGCGTTTAATCGAGTTAATGCTGAAAGAGAGGCCTCTGGGGAATCTCCGTTTCAGAATCCGAGAAACGCAGCTGCTGGGTCGATGCGAACGTTAGACCCGAGCCTGGTCGCCTCTCGGGGACTAGGTGCTTATATCTACGATATCGGTGAGGTGCTAGGTCCAGAGAGAGTCTTAAGTGGCACCCATCATGTGAAGCTGGAAGCGTTAAAGAGTTGGGGCTTACCGGTTGAGCCCAATTGGCGGCACTGTTCTGACATTCAGGCCGTGCTTGATTTCTGCCGGTATTGGTCGGAAAACCGCTATACCGTAGGTTTCGATATTGATGGAGTTGTGATCAAGGTCGATTCTCTTGCAGAACGGCTTCAGATTGGGTCCACGGCAAAGTTTCCCCGTTGGGCGGTTGCCTTTAAATTCCCGCCGGAGCAGGCGACCACTCGATTGATCAGTATCGACGTGAATGTGGGGCGCACAGGTGCGGTGACTCCTTTTGCATTTTTCGAGCCAGTTAGATTGGCCGGTTCGACGGTTTCGAGAGCAACGCTACATAACGATCAAGATATTGCCCGTAAGGACTTACGCGTGGGCGATATCGTGGTGATAGAAAAGGGCGGAGATGTCATACCAAAGGTCGTTAAAGCCGTCATCAGTCGAAGGGTAAAAGGTGCAGCTGCCCCTAAACCGTACAAGATGCCGAGTCGCTGTCCAGAGTGTAATGGCAGTCTCGATCGGGCAGATGATGAAGTGGTATGGAGGTGCGTCAATGCCTCTTGCCCGGCAATGCTCTCCAGGCGTGTACTGCATTTTGCGTCCCGCCAGGCGATGAATATAGAGGGCTTGGGTGAGTCTCTCGTTGCGCAATTGATTGAGGCAGACATGGTTCAAAGTGTCGCGGATTTATACAATCTTAACGCTGGCGCGCTTGAAGCACTTGATAGGGTGGGGAAAAAGTCGGCATCAAAACTTCTGAATGAATTACAGAAAAGCAAGTCCGTTGAGCTCTGGCGACTTATTCATGGCCTAGGGATTAGGCACGTTGGTGAAGGTGTGGCCCAGTTGCTTGCCAGGTCCTTCCGCTCGATAGATGCTGTGATGAAGTCTTCAATTGAACAGCTAGAGGCGGTTCCTGAGATTGGACCGGTCGTAGCTCAGTCGGTGCAGAGATTTTTTCAGGACCGGGATAATCGCTTGCTGATAGAGAGTCTTGAAGTCGCCGGCCTCACCTGTAAAGCGAAGATTGGAGAGTCCATTGCGAGTCAGAAATTCTCTGGCCTTACCTTCGTGCTTACTGGAGTCTTAAGTGGGATGACTCGCGGGGAAGCGAAGTCAGCAATTCAGAAATTCGGTGGAAAAGTTACTACGTCTGTGAGCAGGAAGACATCCTTTCTGATTGTCGGGAAAGAGCCGGGCGGAAATGTTGATAGGGCTCGTGAGCGCGGAACATCAATCCTCGACGAAGAAGCGTTCCGGACCCTGCTGGTTGAATAG
- the metG gene encoding methionine--tRNA ligase subunit beta, producing MNNQEPKPDEEKLPAAEDDSRITIDTFMGVDLRVAKVLAAEKIEKSRKLIKIEVDLGSEQRTIVAGIAEVYEPSELVGRTVVVVANLKAAKLMGVESNGMILAANLEGDRPWLISFDEPAPLPGTRVR from the coding sequence ATGAATAATCAAGAGCCAAAGCCAGATGAGGAGAAACTACCAGCTGCTGAGGATGACTCTCGGATCACTATTGATACGTTCATGGGTGTCGACTTACGTGTTGCGAAGGTCCTTGCGGCTGAAAAGATTGAGAAATCGAGGAAGCTGATCAAGATTGAAGTGGACTTAGGATCAGAGCAGCGGACGATTGTTGCTGGGATCGCAGAGGTATACGAGCCCTCTGAGTTGGTTGGGCGGACCGTCGTGGTTGTAGCCAATCTTAAGGCTGCGAAATTGATGGGTGTCGAATCGAATGGAATGATTCTTGCGGCAAACCTTGAGGGCGACAGGCCTTGGCTTATCAGTTTTGATGAGCCAGCACCGCTCCCTGGCACTCGGGTACGGTAA
- the larC gene encoding nickel pincer cofactor biosynthesis protein LarC gives MGKIVYLDCFSGASGDMFLGALLDVGLPIDNLRTALGSLALGKDGWSIEAERVDRAGIAATKFRLHETGNIQSVKPSNSDLTHDHHHDTSHGRSDSHHSLKEIHRLIHSSGISDEAKGRAVHLFQRLAEVEASIHQMPVEEVHLHEVGALDSIIDIVGAVHGLEWLNAEMIVASPLNVGSGTISCAHGEFPVPAPATAQLLENAPIYSSGVQGELVTPTGALLVTEFASSYGPLPDMCVKQIGYGAGERDQKGSPNVLRLMIGDSTADTSLQRVLVMECEIDDMNPELFGVLMDRLYDGGALDVFYVPVQMKKNRPGTLVTVIASPNRREVLSEIIFRESTSIGLRFSEMTRECLDRSTTTVDTLVGPVRVKVAQRGGRIINVAPEFEDCVRLATNCDIPVKEVQALAHKAYLERASGD, from the coding sequence ATGGGAAAGATCGTGTATCTCGATTGCTTCTCGGGCGCTTCCGGGGACATGTTTCTCGGCGCTCTGTTGGATGTGGGACTGCCGATCGATAACTTACGGACCGCCCTTGGAAGCCTCGCACTAGGTAAGGACGGCTGGTCGATTGAGGCCGAGCGCGTCGACCGAGCCGGAATTGCCGCAACCAAATTTAGGCTCCATGAGACTGGCAACATTCAGTCAGTAAAGCCAAGTAATTCAGACTTGACTCATGATCATCATCACGATACTAGCCACGGTCGTTCCGACTCCCATCACAGCCTAAAGGAGATTCACCGTCTAATTCACTCTTCTGGAATTTCAGACGAAGCGAAGGGTCGGGCAGTCCACCTGTTTCAGCGTCTCGCCGAGGTCGAGGCTTCAATTCATCAGATGCCAGTGGAGGAAGTGCACCTTCACGAGGTTGGCGCGCTCGATTCGATTATTGACATTGTTGGGGCGGTGCATGGCCTTGAATGGCTTAATGCTGAAATGATTGTGGCGTCACCGCTAAATGTGGGATCGGGAACGATCAGTTGTGCGCATGGAGAATTTCCGGTGCCGGCACCGGCGACGGCACAGTTATTAGAGAATGCTCCGATTTATTCGAGTGGAGTACAGGGGGAATTAGTTACACCGACGGGGGCCTTACTCGTCACGGAGTTCGCGTCATCGTATGGTCCATTACCAGATATGTGCGTGAAACAGATTGGCTACGGTGCCGGAGAGCGTGATCAGAAAGGGTCTCCGAACGTTTTACGCTTAATGATCGGTGATTCAACGGCTGACACATCATTGCAAAGAGTCTTGGTCATGGAATGCGAAATTGATGACATGAATCCAGAGTTATTCGGCGTATTGATGGATCGTTTGTATGATGGAGGGGCCCTTGACGTGTTTTATGTTCCAGTGCAGATGAAGAAGAATCGACCTGGAACACTGGTCACGGTCATCGCGTCTCCAAATCGCCGAGAGGTTTTGAGCGAAATTATATTTCGTGAAAGCACGTCGATTGGTCTGCGCTTCTCTGAGATGACTCGAGAGTGTCTAGACCGTTCCACGACAACAGTTGACACTCTAGTTGGGCCTGTGCGAGTGAAGGTTGCTCAGCGCGGTGGGCGAATCATCAACGTTGCACCAGAATTCGAGGATTGTGTCCGATTGGCGACAAATTGCGACATTCCAGTGAAAGAGGTGCAAGCGCTTGCGCACAAGGCATACCTCGAGAGGGCTTCAGGCGATTAG
- the metG gene encoding methionine--tRNA ligase, protein MPQFYLTTAIDYVNSRPHLGTAYEKVTADVIARYQRLSGVNTHFLMGNDEHSQNVHRRAQELGLEPIAYCNQMEEEFRAVWSALQVSFDDFIRTTEQRHKSGVTRMLQRIKESGDLYEGFYEGWYCVSCEAFKQEKDLVDGDCPLHRIKPKWLREKNYFFRLSKYRDALLTHFQKHPNFLQPEMRRNEILRLLESGLEDISVSRTGQAWGIAMPDHPDSVVYVWFDALINYASAVGYGSNAELCDKWWPADLHIVGKDITRFHSVFWPAMLMSAGLVLPLQVFGHGWIHHRGERMSKSLGTTIDPLEAVQRLGVDALRLYLVKEIPFGQDGDFSYERFEERYNVDLANNLGNLVSRVVAMAEKYRNGRLGPVTSESGRLAEVAEVAVRKYSEAMERLALHEAAFAAYTLIDAANEFIAETEPWVLARDSSKSDRLHQVLSELVEAVRIAAVLLLPVMPMSAEIILERMGDPAVTGERRFDQATRWSTQIERTLVRGPALWPRSTRG, encoded by the coding sequence ATGCCTCAGTTCTATCTGACAACGGCAATTGACTATGTGAATAGTCGGCCACATCTTGGTACGGCCTACGAAAAGGTGACCGCAGATGTGATTGCTCGATACCAGCGTCTGAGTGGAGTTAACACCCATTTTCTTATGGGCAATGACGAGCACTCGCAAAATGTGCATCGGAGAGCGCAAGAACTTGGTCTGGAGCCAATCGCCTATTGCAATCAGATGGAAGAAGAGTTTAGGGCCGTTTGGAGTGCCCTTCAGGTGTCGTTCGATGATTTTATTCGTACGACAGAGCAGCGGCATAAGAGCGGTGTAACAAGAATGCTTCAACGGATCAAGGAGAGCGGCGACCTCTATGAAGGATTCTATGAAGGCTGGTACTGCGTATCGTGTGAAGCCTTCAAGCAGGAGAAGGATTTAGTGGATGGTGACTGTCCGCTGCATCGTATTAAGCCTAAATGGCTACGGGAGAAGAATTATTTCTTTCGTTTATCTAAATATCGAGATGCACTCCTGACCCACTTCCAGAAGCATCCGAATTTTCTTCAACCTGAAATGCGCAGAAATGAGATCCTGCGACTTCTCGAAAGTGGACTCGAAGACATTTCGGTTAGTCGCACCGGCCAGGCTTGGGGTATTGCCATGCCGGATCATCCAGACAGCGTGGTTTACGTTTGGTTTGATGCGCTCATTAATTATGCGTCGGCGGTTGGCTATGGGAGTAATGCAGAGCTGTGTGACAAGTGGTGGCCTGCTGACCTGCATATCGTGGGTAAGGACATAACCCGATTTCATAGTGTGTTTTGGCCAGCTATGCTAATGAGTGCTGGGTTGGTGTTGCCTCTCCAGGTGTTTGGTCATGGCTGGATTCATCATCGCGGAGAGCGGATGAGCAAATCACTCGGGACGACCATTGACCCACTTGAGGCGGTGCAGCGTCTCGGCGTTGATGCGCTCCGGCTTTATCTCGTGAAAGAAATTCCTTTCGGACAAGACGGAGATTTTTCTTATGAGCGATTTGAGGAGCGATACAACGTTGACCTAGCTAACAATCTTGGCAACTTGGTAAGTCGGGTGGTAGCAATGGCCGAGAAATACAGGAACGGTCGCCTTGGTCCCGTGACTTCTGAATCGGGACGACTTGCAGAAGTGGCCGAAGTAGCCGTGCGAAAGTATTCTGAGGCAATGGAACGTCTGGCGCTACACGAGGCGGCGTTTGCAGCCTACACACTTATTGATGCGGCCAATGAGTTCATCGCTGAGACCGAACCGTGGGTTCTCGCAAGAGATTCATCGAAGTCGGATCGACTACATCAAGTCTTGAGTGAGTTAGTCGAGGCTGTACGTATTGCCGCCGTTCTTTTATTGCCTGTGATGCCTATGTCGGCTGAAATTATCCTTGAGCGTATGGGAGACCCAGCGGTTACTGGAGAGCGTCGATTCGATCAGGCAACGAGATGGTCAACACAGATAGAGCGGACACTCGTTAGAGGCCCCGCGTTGTGGCCTCGATCGACGAGAGGATGA
- a CDS encoding NfeD family protein: MKKSFTQTPIVRYILLQLPGAGLVLGFLWWLHASASLALWIAVAIFLLWIGKDVALYPVVRRAYESTPPPLERLIGLQAHVIHGFDRSGLVRLGSELWQAELLEKSRPVSANDVVIVESTRGLTLMVYRQADEL, encoded by the coding sequence GTGAAAAAGAGTTTCACTCAAACACCCATCGTTCGCTACATACTCCTTCAGCTCCCTGGTGCAGGATTAGTATTGGGGTTCCTGTGGTGGTTGCACGCCTCAGCGAGTTTGGCGCTATGGATCGCCGTCGCCATTTTCCTCTTATGGATTGGAAAAGACGTTGCCCTCTATCCAGTAGTTCGACGGGCATACGAATCTACCCCGCCTCCTCTCGAACGATTAATTGGTCTTCAGGCACACGTTATTCATGGCTTCGATCGCTCAGGATTGGTGCGCTTGGGGTCTGAATTGTGGCAGGCTGAACTCTTGGAAAAAAGTAGACCAGTCAGCGCCAACGATGTCGTTATTGTAGAGTCCACACGAGGTCTAACCCTAATGGTCTATCGTCAAGCTGATGAACTTTGA
- a CDS encoding TatD family hydrolase, whose amino-acid sequence MLDSHCHLADEAFRDDLPEVVTRAQQAGVETALCILAAGDADEEARAEVLRDLWPSVSFACGIHPHQASTWAGREDDLAAHVRGIVEQQNDVRAIGEIGLDYHYDFAPIELQRKVFASQVALAREFRLPLVIHSREAEADTWAILREAGDEVAGVFHCFTGDAKAAEQALALGLHISFSGIVTFSRAEALRDIAGWIPEDRLLVETDSPYLAPVPHRGHRNEPAWVQRVVEVVAGARRVDPGLIAAAVQRNFSALFRV is encoded by the coding sequence ATGCTCGACTCTCACTGTCATTTAGCAGACGAAGCCTTTCGCGATGATTTACCGGAGGTGGTCACTCGGGCTCAACAGGCTGGAGTTGAGACCGCATTGTGCATTCTGGCTGCCGGTGATGCTGACGAAGAGGCTAGGGCAGAGGTTTTACGCGATTTATGGCCCTCAGTGAGCTTTGCCTGCGGAATCCATCCGCATCAGGCGAGCACCTGGGCTGGCCGAGAGGATGACTTGGCAGCACATGTACGCGGAATTGTCGAACAGCAGAACGATGTCCGAGCGATTGGTGAAATCGGGTTGGATTACCATTACGATTTCGCGCCCATTGAGCTTCAGCGAAAGGTGTTTGCTAGTCAGGTCGCGTTGGCTCGAGAATTTAGGTTGCCGCTGGTTATTCACAGCCGGGAAGCTGAGGCTGACACCTGGGCCATTCTTCGAGAGGCTGGCGATGAGGTCGCCGGAGTGTTCCATTGCTTTACAGGCGACGCTAAGGCGGCAGAGCAAGCCCTGGCACTCGGCCTCCATATTTCATTTTCAGGAATTGTTACGTTCTCCCGTGCTGAGGCGCTTAGGGACATTGCTGGTTGGATTCCAGAGGACCGATTGTTGGTCGAGACGGATTCACCGTACTTAGCGCCTGTTCCTCATCGAGGGCATCGGAATGAGCCTGCCTGGGTACAGAGAGTCGTTGAGGTGGTAGCGGGAGCCCGAAGGGTCGACCCGGGTTTGATTGCGGCGGCGGTCCAGCGGAACTTCAGTGCTCTGTTCAGGGTGTAG
- the gcvT gene encoding glycine cleavage system aminomethyltransferase GcvT, giving the protein MSDTSKVLKKTALYGRHKASGARMAPFGGWEMPIEFSGLTKEHMAVRLAAGLFDVSHMGEIEIAGVDALAAVQQISCNDASRLEIGQVQYSALTTPKGTVVDDVLVYRLSSDHFMLVVNASNIAKDHAWISQQVKSLGDVIVVNASARNALLATQGPAAVEVVQDLTGVDLAELRYYHFSTGEVAGQRATISRTGYTGEDGVEIYLSPQSADSVWQAIIDSGKSVGLLPAGLGARDTLRLEASMRLYGNDMDESTTVLEAGLGWTVGWEKRDFIGHDVLRRQKADGVKRKLVGFEMVERGIARAGYPALLSGKQVGSVTSGTQTPFLGKSIGMAYLPVEHRKPGTEFDVEIRGRNARARVMAMPFYKRQRS; this is encoded by the coding sequence ATGAGTGATACCTCGAAGGTGTTGAAGAAGACTGCGTTATATGGTCGTCACAAGGCCTCAGGGGCGCGGATGGCTCCGTTTGGTGGATGGGAGATGCCGATTGAGTTTAGCGGCCTTACGAAGGAACACATGGCCGTGCGATTGGCAGCAGGCTTGTTTGATGTGAGCCACATGGGGGAAATTGAGATCGCGGGAGTGGATGCTCTGGCAGCGGTCCAGCAAATTAGTTGCAATGATGCGTCCAGGCTGGAGATTGGGCAGGTACAGTATTCCGCCCTCACGACACCGAAAGGCACCGTCGTAGATGACGTCTTGGTTTATCGGCTATCGTCCGATCATTTCATGCTGGTTGTTAATGCTTCGAACATCGCTAAGGACCATGCTTGGATCAGCCAGCAGGTTAAATCGCTGGGGGACGTGATAGTTGTTAACGCGAGTGCGCGAAATGCGCTCCTTGCGACCCAGGGGCCGGCAGCTGTGGAGGTGGTGCAGGACCTAACGGGCGTGGACTTGGCCGAGTTACGGTATTACCACTTTTCGACTGGCGAAGTGGCTGGACAGCGAGCGACAATTTCGCGGACAGGGTATACCGGGGAGGACGGCGTTGAGATATATCTCTCGCCTCAATCAGCGGATAGTGTGTGGCAAGCCATAATTGACAGTGGAAAATCGGTTGGCTTGTTGCCTGCTGGTCTCGGAGCACGCGACACTCTTCGTCTTGAGGCGTCGATGCGGCTTTATGGTAACGACATGGACGAAAGTACTACGGTTTTAGAAGCCGGCTTGGGTTGGACCGTCGGGTGGGAAAAGAGGGACTTCATTGGGCACGATGTGCTGCGGAGGCAGAAAGCCGACGGAGTTAAGCGAAAACTTGTTGGCTTCGAGATGGTTGAGCGTGGAATCGCGCGTGCTGGGTATCCGGCATTGCTTTCCGGGAAGCAGGTTGGCTCTGTTACCAGTGGGACACAGACACCATTTTTAGGGAAGTCTATTGGTATGGCTTATTTACCGGTTGAGCACAGAAAGCCAGGCACTGAATTTGACGTTGAGATTCGAGGTCGGAATGCTCGGGCTCGTGTTATGGCCATGCCGTTCTATAAGCGCCAGAGGAGTTGA
- a CDS encoding polyprenyl synthetase family protein, translated as MPNTESLIDLAQIFQPIHADLQAVEREYARQVESRVELIPQIGKYIQRSGGKRIRPALLLMASRLAAYRGDQAVLFASVVEFIHTATLVHDDIVDDSQVRRGQEAVHLRWGNEKTVLLGDYLYIKSMGMALSHDSLDVVRLLCEVTLRMIEGELYQLTKNGDVDISEEQHFDIIRRKTAYLFGGCAEIGGRLGQVPEEQAAALREYGFNLGVAFQVIDDLMDYTATESELGKPIGSDLREGKVTLPVIYLLQRDGKGASDLVRHIVETGAATPTEWQELSLLISQHRVIDSAYQKARESAEAAQRNLNAFPPSPEREALMALPDYVLAREH; from the coding sequence GTGCCCAATACTGAATCGCTGATTGACCTCGCACAGATTTTTCAACCGATTCACGCTGACCTTCAAGCGGTTGAGCGGGAATACGCTCGCCAGGTTGAATCGCGGGTCGAATTGATCCCGCAAATTGGCAAATATATTCAACGAAGTGGCGGGAAGCGGATCCGACCGGCTCTGCTTTTGATGGCTTCGCGCCTAGCGGCCTATCGTGGCGATCAGGCGGTCCTATTCGCCTCGGTCGTTGAATTCATTCACACAGCCACGTTGGTCCATGATGACATCGTTGATGATTCCCAGGTGAGGCGAGGCCAAGAGGCTGTGCATCTACGATGGGGCAATGAGAAAACCGTTCTCTTAGGTGATTACCTTTATATTAAATCAATGGGTATGGCGCTGAGCCACGACTCGCTTGATGTTGTGAGGTTGCTGTGCGAGGTTACCCTGCGAATGATCGAAGGGGAGTTGTATCAACTGACCAAGAACGGAGATGTTGATATCAGCGAGGAACAACATTTCGATATTATTCGACGAAAGACGGCTTATCTGTTTGGTGGCTGTGCTGAAATCGGTGGTCGTCTTGGCCAGGTGCCTGAGGAGCAGGCTGCGGCGCTCCGAGAGTACGGATTCAATCTGGGCGTGGCCTTCCAAGTTATTGATGACCTAATGGATTACACCGCAACCGAATCAGAGCTTGGTAAGCCGATCGGTAGTGACTTGCGAGAAGGCAAGGTTACCCTCCCAGTAATCTATTTGCTTCAAAGGGATGGCAAGGGTGCTAGTGATCTGGTGCGACATATTGTTGAAACAGGAGCAGCGACTCCAACTGAATGGCAGGAGCTCTCACTTCTTATTTCGCAACATCGGGTGATTGATAGTGCCTATCAGAAGGCGCGGGAGTCTGCTGAAGCGGCGCAGCGCAACCTCAATGCATTTCCACCGTCGCCAGAGCGTGAGGCGCTTATGGCCTTACCGGACTACGTGCTTGCTCGGGAACACTGA
- the metF gene encoding methylenetetrahydrofolate reductase [NAD(P)H], with translation MTRSGDFPAQLVRDLYLGRRLSERPVISFELFTPKTVEGDRKLVENTLPELIMLKPDYVSVTYGAGGGTRTKTLTLVDLIQRRYGLTAMAHLTCVGHTESDIAGILKEAKSLGIRNILALRGDPPVGQETFIKPENGFEYSYQLIQFIQRAGTFCVGTAGFPEGHIACRQGKLVDWGYLKQKVESGADFILTQLFFDNADFFRFRDHMEQKLGVTVPICPGVLPILSAKQIARFTKLCGARVPDKVQAKLETLAGDDDGARAFGIEQATEQCEELVREGVPGLHLYCLNRAHSVSAILRNLNLSDA, from the coding sequence ATGACGCGGTCCGGTGATTTTCCTGCTCAGTTGGTTCGGGACCTATATTTGGGTCGACGGCTGAGCGAGCGTCCGGTGATTTCCTTCGAACTCTTTACGCCCAAGACCGTTGAGGGTGATCGGAAATTGGTAGAGAACACGCTACCGGAGCTAATTATGCTGAAGCCTGACTATGTTTCAGTGACTTACGGTGCCGGAGGTGGCACGAGGACTAAGACGCTAACCCTGGTGGATTTAATTCAGCGGCGTTACGGACTGACAGCGATGGCTCATTTAACTTGTGTCGGGCATACGGAGAGCGACATCGCTGGAATTCTTAAAGAGGCAAAGTCCCTCGGTATCAGAAATATCCTAGCGTTACGTGGCGATCCGCCGGTGGGCCAAGAAACGTTCATCAAACCCGAGAATGGCTTTGAGTATTCGTATCAGCTGATTCAGTTCATCCAGCGTGCAGGAACATTTTGTGTCGGCACAGCAGGGTTCCCTGAGGGGCACATAGCGTGTCGGCAGGGAAAACTAGTGGACTGGGGTTACCTGAAGCAGAAAGTCGAGAGCGGGGCAGATTTTATTTTGACCCAGCTATTCTTCGACAATGCCGACTTCTTCAGGTTTAGAGATCACATGGAGCAAAAGCTTGGTGTGACGGTTCCCATTTGTCCTGGAGTGCTTCCTATTTTGTCAGCAAAGCAGATCGCTCGATTCACAAAGCTCTGCGGGGCAAGAGTGCCAGACAAGGTGCAGGCGAAACTTGAAACGTTAGCCGGTGATGACGATGGTGCAAGGGCGTTTGGAATTGAACAGGCTACGGAGCAGTGCGAGGAGCTGGTACGTGAGGGTGTACCAGGCCTTCATCTCTACTGTCTCAACAGGGCGCACTCAGTCAGTGCGATTCTTCGGAATCTAAATTTGAGTGATGCGTAG
- a CDS encoding cupin domain-containing protein yields MTVNMFDELVEKEQIPGFKGRFVHTDRMTIVRWDIAEGAVLPEHSHSQEQITTILSGEFEMVIDGQPHQMVEGSVAVIPSNTVHKGRALTLCRAFDVWSPVRDDYQ; encoded by the coding sequence ATGACTGTGAATATGTTTGACGAGTTGGTGGAAAAAGAGCAGATACCGGGCTTCAAGGGTCGCTTTGTTCATACCGATCGAATGACGATCGTTCGGTGGGACATCGCTGAGGGAGCAGTGTTGCCTGAGCACTCGCACTCACAGGAACAGATTACAACGATACTCAGTGGTGAGTTTGAGATGGTGATCGACGGTCAGCCTCATCAAATGGTAGAGGGCTCGGTTGCTGTGATTCCTTCCAACACGGTTCATAAAGGGCGCGCTCTAACCTTGTGTCGAGCGTTCGACGTTTGGAGTCCGGTTCGAGACGATTATCAATAG